One Patescibacteria group bacterium genomic window, GCAGCTGGTATACCCTACAACTTCCAAAGGCGTATCTTTATCGTAAATTGAAAATGCCCCTTCACGGTTTCTCATGGCCCTTAAGCATTTATATAAAGTTAAGCCGGGCCAGGTTTTAAAAATAGAAAAGCTGGATAAGAAAGAAGGTGATAAAGTAAAATTTGAAACTTTATTAACAGCCACCCCCGATGCTAAAGAACTGAATTTAGGCAAGCCGAGTTTAGGAGAAAAGGTGGAAGGAAAAATTTTAGAGCAGGGCAGAGGCAAAAAAATTTCCGTTATAAAATATAAAAATAAAACCAGGTATAAAAGAAATATCGGGCACAGGCAGCCGTATACAAAAGTGGAGATTACTTCAATTGCGTAAGATAAAATAAAAAAGAGCGCGAGATGATCGCCTCTTTTTTAATAGTAAAGTTATGAGTAATTTCTAATTTCTAATTCACCTAATTTCTAATAAAAATTCTAATATCTAATTTCTAAATTAAAAACATTTTTGACATTAGTCCGCCAGCTGGCGGATTAAATTAGACATTTTATTAGACCTGCCTGCCGCCTGCCTGTCCGGTAGGCAGGCGGCAGGCAGGAATTAGACATTAGGTGAATTAGGAATTTATTTACAGTTCATTTCTATACTTCAGCGCGTTGGCCAAGGTTATCTCGTCCGCGTATTCAAGGTCCGCGCCCGTGGGCAGGCCGCGGGCTAATTTGGTAATTTTTATTTTCTGGGGTTTTAGCAGTTTAACTAAATACAGGA contains:
- the rplU gene encoding 50S ribosomal protein L21, translating into MALKHLYKVKPGQVLKIEKLDKKEGDKVKFETLLTATPDAKELNLGKPSLGEKVEGKILEQGRGKKISVIKYKNKTRYKRNIGHRQPYTKVEITSIA